One genomic region from Muriicola soli encodes:
- a CDS encoding PorP/SprF family type IX secretion system membrane protein, translating to MRKSIVFGIIMLSLMFARGQELTLPQLSQYLADNPFVMSPTYAGIGDHIKVRINGLTQWVGIEDAPDTQSLAADARIGNKSGLGILLYNDSNGETKQRGARLSFAHHLTLDRYDDEFVSFGISYNFNQFRIDIENFDGPDPNVTDDRATTNHNFDVGVLYRKDKFYFSLNASNLLDKDLSNFNPVFEPNRLRNYYVYSGYRYSKNKNSRLEIEPSVFFQWFESDGRSVTDLNVKFRWYDFEDYYYAGVTYRFLNDQIGSPLYIAPIMGLKKSNFYFGYSYQVILNEILGFSTGTHVVTLGVDLFQGLSNCRCTY from the coding sequence ATGCGTAAGTCGATTGTTTTTGGAATAATAATGTTGAGCTTGATGTTCGCAAGGGGACAGGAACTCACCCTGCCCCAGCTTTCTCAATATCTAGCAGACAATCCTTTTGTGATGTCGCCAACATATGCCGGGATCGGGGATCATATCAAGGTGCGCATCAACGGCCTCACACAATGGGTGGGGATCGAGGACGCTCCTGATACACAATCCCTTGCCGCTGATGCCAGAATTGGGAATAAGTCGGGGCTGGGCATTCTGCTGTACAACGATAGTAACGGTGAGACCAAGCAACGTGGGGCAAGACTCTCTTTTGCTCACCATCTAACCCTAGACCGATATGACGACGAATTCGTGTCTTTCGGAATCTCGTATAATTTTAACCAGTTCAGGATTGACATTGAGAATTTTGACGGGCCAGACCCCAATGTCACTGACGACCGGGCAACTACCAATCACAATTTTGACGTAGGTGTGCTCTACAGGAAGGACAAATTTTACTTTAGTCTCAATGCTTCCAATCTTCTCGATAAAGACCTTTCTAATTTTAATCCTGTTTTTGAGCCTAACCGCTTGCGGAATTATTACGTCTATTCCGGATATCGGTATTCCAAGAACAAAAACAGTCGATTAGAAATCGAACCCTCTGTATTCTTTCAATGGTTTGAAAGCGACGGGCGTTCTGTAACTGACCTAAACGTTAAATTTCGCTGGTACGATTTTGAGGACTACTACTACGCAGGAGTTACCTATCGTTTTTTAAATGACCAGATCGGAAGTCCGCTGTATATTGCCCCAATTATGGGTCTTAAGAAGAGTAATTTTTACTTTGGCTACTCATACCAGGTTATTTTAAATGAAATCCTCGGTTTTAGTACGGGTACACACGTTGTTACCTTGGGGGTGGATCTTTTCCAGGGGCTTAGTAATTGCCGTTGTACCTACTAG